A stretch of the Arvicola amphibius chromosome 8, mArvAmp1.2, whole genome shotgun sequence genome encodes the following:
- the LOC119820299 gene encoding ribonuclease P protein subunit p29 isoform X2 — protein MKAVIYHAFSHKEAREHDVQELGTQRAEAFVRAFLKRTIPHLSQQDCESHLQRKAMVLEYFTRQKPKQRKKSKGLSSKQRRDMRLFDINPEQQRYSLFLPLHELWKQYIRDLCNGLKPDTQPQMIQAKPLKADLHGAIISVTKSKCPSYVGITGILLQETKHVFKIITKEDRLKVIPKLNCVFTIEIDGFTSYIYGSKFQLRSSERSAKKFKVKGTIDL, from the exons ATGAAGG CTGTGATTTACCATGCATTTTCTCACAAAGAAGCCAGAGAGCATGATGTGCAG GAGCTGGGAACCCAGCGGGCTGAGGCCTTTGTGAGGGCCTTCCTGAAGCGCACCATCCCACACTTGAGCCAGCAAGACTGTGAGAGCCATCTGCAGCGCAAGGCTATGGTCTTGGAATACTTCACTCGCCAGAAgccaaagcagaggaagaaatccAAAGGCCTCTCTTCCAAACAGAGGAGAGACATGAGGCTCTTTGACATTAACCCAGAGCAACAGAG ATAcagtctcttcctccctctgcatGAACTCTGGAAGCAGTACATCCGTGACCTGTGTAACGGGCTCAAGCCAGACAC GCAGCCGCAGATGATTCAAGCAAAGCCCCTTAAGGCAGATCTTCATGGTGCTATTATTTCAG TGACAAAATCCAAGTGCCCCTCCTATGTGGGGATCACAGGAATCCTCCTGCAGGAGACCAAGCATGTCTTCAAGATTATCACCAAAGAAGACCGACTAAAAG tTATCCCCAAGCTAAATTGTGTGTTCACCATAGAAATTGATGGCTTTACTTCCTACATTTATGGAAGCAAATTCCAGCTTCGGTCAAGTGAGAGATCCGCCAAGAAGTTCAAAGTAAAGGGAACAATTGACCTGTGA
- the LOC119820299 gene encoding ribonuclease P protein subunit p29 isoform X1 has product MKEAVIYHAFSHKEAREHDVQELGTQRAEAFVRAFLKRTIPHLSQQDCESHLQRKAMVLEYFTRQKPKQRKKSKGLSSKQRRDMRLFDINPEQQRYSLFLPLHELWKQYIRDLCNGLKPDTQPQMIQAKPLKADLHGAIISVTKSKCPSYVGITGILLQETKHVFKIITKEDRLKVIPKLNCVFTIEIDGFTSYIYGSKFQLRSSERSAKKFKVKGTIDL; this is encoded by the exons ATGAAGG AGG CTGTGATTTACCATGCATTTTCTCACAAAGAAGCCAGAGAGCATGATGTGCAG GAGCTGGGAACCCAGCGGGCTGAGGCCTTTGTGAGGGCCTTCCTGAAGCGCACCATCCCACACTTGAGCCAGCAAGACTGTGAGAGCCATCTGCAGCGCAAGGCTATGGTCTTGGAATACTTCACTCGCCAGAAgccaaagcagaggaagaaatccAAAGGCCTCTCTTCCAAACAGAGGAGAGACATGAGGCTCTTTGACATTAACCCAGAGCAACAGAG ATAcagtctcttcctccctctgcatGAACTCTGGAAGCAGTACATCCGTGACCTGTGTAACGGGCTCAAGCCAGACAC GCAGCCGCAGATGATTCAAGCAAAGCCCCTTAAGGCAGATCTTCATGGTGCTATTATTTCAG TGACAAAATCCAAGTGCCCCTCCTATGTGGGGATCACAGGAATCCTCCTGCAGGAGACCAAGCATGTCTTCAAGATTATCACCAAAGAAGACCGACTAAAAG tTATCCCCAAGCTAAATTGTGTGTTCACCATAGAAATTGATGGCTTTACTTCCTACATTTATGGAAGCAAATTCCAGCTTCGGTCAAGTGAGAGATCCGCCAAGAAGTTCAAAGTAAAGGGAACAATTGACCTGTGA